From the Acidobacteriota bacterium genome, the window CTTGTCATTCATCAACGCGCCAAACACACGCTCGGTCAGCGCGTTGATGCGCGACACCTGCCAACCCTCCGTCAGCGCAAAGAAATTGACAATGTCGAGCGACGGCTCGACGACCAGCCGCAACTGTTCGGAAGCCGTAATCAATTCGGCCCAGCGCAAGGCCGCCTGCCGCGTCTTGCCGAGCACCGCGCCCAAGCCGGTCGCTGCTTGCAACGGGAAGCATTGCAAGGTTGCCCACAACGCCGCCGCCGCCGCGCCCGCGCGCGAGCATTCCAGACTGATCTCGCCCAGATGCAATTCGTGCGAGGTGAAATAGGTATACGGCGAATCGTGTTTGTAAAAGCGCCCGACCGCCGGATCGCGAAAGAGTACCGCGCCGCAGCCATACGGTTGCAAGCCGTGTTTGTGCGGATCAACCACGACGCTGTCGGCCTTGGCAATGGCACGAAAAGCCGCCGCGTCTTCGGCGCGCAAGGCATCCGGCACATCCGCCAGCAGTTTGAAAAAGCCGCCATACGCGCCATCCACGTGGATGCGGAAATCATAAGCGCGTTGCAAGGCGATGACTTCGTGCAACGGATCAACCGCGCCCAGCGCTGTCGTGCCGGTGGTCACGACGACAGTGCCGATGCGCCCGGTTTTCAAATAGGTGCGCAGATCGTCCAGATCGAGCCGCCCGCGCGCATCGCTGCGCAGTTTGACGTTGCGCGCGCCGAGCACTTCGCACATGCGCCCGTGCGTGTAATGCGCCTCGGCGGAAAAGGCGATGGCTTTGTCAGGATGCAACGAACGCGCGACCCAGAGCGCTTCCAGATTGGCGATTGTCCCGCTCGAGGTGAGATGCCCCAGATGCTGCGGATAGCCGAACATGCGCGCCAGTTCGGCCACGGCTTCGATCTCCATTTTGGCTGTCGCGGGGCCGCCATCCAATGCGTGGTTGTTCGGATTGATCTGCATCGCCAGCATATAAGCAATGGTGGCAATGGCGTGCGGCGGTTTCAGCATCTGCCCGGCGTAGCTGGGATGAAAGAAGGGATAATTGTCATCCAGTCGCGCGAGCAATTCGGCCAGCACGGCGCGCGCCTTGTCTTCCGGCACGTGCAGCGTTTCGTCCAGGTCGTAAGCGTGCCAGCGGCTAGCCTGCCAGGCGGCGAATTGCTGGAGCGTGTCGGGCAATAACTCCAGCAACGCGGAATGCGCGGGTGCTTGGTGAAAAGATTGATCGGGCATGATTTTATGAATCTTATGGCTCAAACAGCTTGAGTACACTGACATTGAGCGCCATTTGTTGCGCGGAAAACTCGGCCTGTTCCTGCAAGGTCTCAAACACCAGGTCTTCGACAGCGCGCGCCTGAATCTCGAACGGGACGTGCCAATAGGCC encodes:
- a CDS encoding aminotransferase class V-fold PLP-dependent enzyme produces the protein MPDQSFHQAPAHSALLELLPDTLQQFAAWQASRWHAYDLDETLHVPEDKARAVLAELLARLDDNYPFFHPSYAGQMLKPPHAIATIAYMLAMQINPNNHALDGGPATAKMEIEAVAELARMFGYPQHLGHLTSSGTIANLEALWVARSLHPDKAIAFSAEAHYTHGRMCEVLGARNVKLRSDARGRLDLDDLRTYLKTGRIGTVVVTTGTTALGAVDPLHEVIALQRAYDFRIHVDGAYGGFFKLLADVPDALRAEDAAAFRAIAKADSVVVDPHKHGLQPYGCGAVLFRDPAVGRFYKHDSPYTYFTSHELHLGEISLECSRAGAAAAALWATLQCFPLQAATGLGAVLGKTRQAALRWAELITASEQLRLVVEPSLDIVNFFALTEGWQVSRINALTERVFGALMNDKQHPVYLAKLNLKPQLAARHPELVWDAPTLTVLRSVLMKPEHLDYVPVLHARVLATLAV